The Ipomoea triloba cultivar NCNSP0323 chromosome 13, ASM357664v1 genomic interval TTTGTTCTTCATGTTTTaatgttatatttacatttgggTTTGATGACTTGTTATGCAATTGTGTTTAATGTTGTTGATGCTTGTGATTAAGGATCCAATTGCTTGTTTCAATTGCTACATTTATGTCTTGATGGGAGTTAGGATATAAACTAgggcacccacaattgcactttgCTTTTACTTTTTGGAAAAGAGTAATTAGTTAAGTTGTTTAAGATGCTTGTTCTATCTCTTGTTTTGTAGGAGTTATGGGAGTAATTCCCCTCTTTAGTGCATCTTAAACACTTGTCTAACCCAAATTTGATATTTCACCTTAGCTTGGCATTAGGagattaaacacttaaacttgGAAATCCCATTCTCTCtctatttgttttcattaactAAGCTTTCACTATTCTCTTTCACTACTAAATTTGCAATCAATCAAACATCAAtttcgttaggattagcttcacatgaatatattagtaactagtgttcgGTACGCCCCGCTTTCCTGAGGATCGATAACCCAATACTCGGGTATTTGTTTGTTATAATATGCTACAATCAATAAGTGAGCCCAAAGTCAAACACCTTCAAGTGGGCGACTTAGTACTGATGGATAGGGAGGCCAATCGGCCCACTGAggggtggggggaggggggaagCTGGCAATAAAGTGGGAAGGACCCTATAAGATCTCTAAAGTTGTGTTCCCGTGAACTTACAGTCTAGAGACCATGGAAGGCAGGCAGGTGGACAGGACTTGGAATGTCCACCATTTGAAGAAGTTCTATCAGTAGTTTACGAGATGCAGCCGGTTTGTAATTTGATCCATTCGACTTTGAATTAAGTTTTGATGTACTTGATCCTTTGTAGTTCTGGGATTTGTTGCCGTGGAAGCTGTTCTTTTGTTTGACCTATTTCaagattttattaaaatgtttggtTAACAAAACTACTGGATCATCATCCTCGATTTCGTCTGGATTCGATACAGTATCCTGTCCGTCAGCTGTAAAGGCAACATCCTTTTGTTTTCTAGAATGGTCAGTCAATATTTCCATTTCATAGGTTTCGAAATTAGTCATTAGCTGAGCCAAATTCTGGTTTCCCCATCCGTAGTGTTCTTGTATTGCAGTTACCTTCATTCTGAACCGAGGCGGGTGGGAACGTAGTATCTTTTTGATCAACTTCTGTTGAGAAAATGGTTCACCCAGAGTGACTGCACGATTAGCAATCTCTTGAACTCTCTCATTGAAGCTTACAATGTTTTCATCATCATTCATTCGGAAGTATTCAAAGTCACTCTGAACCAGCTAGAGCTTAGATTGCTTGATAGAAGTGGTACCTTCATAAGTTGTTTCTAAAATCTCCCAAGCTTCTTTGGCGTTGTCACAAtctgttattaaattaaattggctTTCATGTATTAAAGAAAAGATAATATCAAGAGTTTTACTTTTGTAACTTGTTGTAGTCACACTTCCGTGGGGGTCCATTCAACTTCAGGTTTTATCACTTTTGGATTTCCTTCTTTTTCACCATCTTTGGTAGGGTGATCCCATCCAGATAGCACAGATCGCCAAACACATTGGGCTCTAAGATGCATTCTGGTGCGGGCTTTCCAGTAAGCATAATTTTCTCCGGTTAGTTCTGGAGGCGGTCTGTGCTTGTCCATTCTGGAGTACTTAACACACAGTAAGATGAACAATATAGCGTATAGACAAAACAATAAAGCACGGTGAAATTGtaagttcaagaaacacaaTGTTTTAGCCAGATCGGTTAGACTAATAACTTAAGTCCCCgggctttgataccaattgaaattgtattgtggatcttgaatgtataataaaaatctAGGGTTTCTACTTTTATTTTAACCGAATTAATTATCTGATTAAATTAGACaattataaatagataaataagcaacataaacaataaagcaaagtaaagaactAGACACTGGGAATTGTTTACGCAGTTCAGAGCTACACTCCTACGTCTGCAGGACACTTCACGTCaccccaatccactagatgattaCAAGGGTTACAATGAGTCACGAAACAACCATACTAcaacaatggttacaaaaaagtactcctagctaagccttcatcatcttcaagctgACATTGTGCGTTTCATAATTGACCACCAACAAAGACGAACCACCAAGCACACTTCCATGCTGATAATACCAcaagaataatagtataattCTGAATATAAAGCTCACGTAAATCTGGAATAGATATATGTAGTAAAGTGTGTAAAGAATCCCATGTTTTAGAACTCTTTATATAGCCAAAGGTCCAACCTCTTAAACTTGAAATATTGCAGCTTTTATTCCCTTAAATGAAGCTCCAACTAGTAGTGTAGATCAATCCCACAATTCGTGGATCAAGAAGACTTAGTTTGGTTTGAAATAAACTGCCACTGGCGCTAATCCAGACTGTGCGGTAGGAAGATCCAGAGCTGATACAGTTGACTTAAATAACAACCTATAAACCTAATCTaagtttttgactaataattaagccaacAATTAGGAGGTCCAAACGTGTATAAATTTTACACTTACACCAAGTATCACCTTGACCTGCAGATCAAACTTTTCCTTGAAAGGAATTTTATACACCAGTTAGGCTATTTTGGAAAAATGTCTTTGGCACATTTTGTATATGGATAAGTAACATTAACTTATCACACTAATGGTTGTCCAATAATatcttgaagtagataaaggGCCATTTAGACTCAAAAATGATTATGAGAACATTTTGAAGTCTATTACTTCACTACTATTACAGCACTACTGTAGAGCCAGAAGCTACATGATTGCATTAGGACTGACATCGTCCTTAGAATAAAATCACTAATAACTCCTAGTGCTCCAAATATCCTCTAgtgtctttaatttataaatttatgcgATAAACCAATGTGTGTTTTATTATAGATCACTTGGTATTGACTCATTTTTATCTCTATGATGCTAAATTTCAAACTAGTTATGTTTGTTTTACCTCTACTACCTTATGTGAGGATAATAAAAGTGTGTTTTAAGTGGGTATGATTAAGGAATATTAgacattttatgtaaatattcaACCCACATAAACTCCAGAAGAGTCACGAGATCACTGTATAAAGAACAATCTTGTAGATTGTACCATATCATATTCTCTACACCTTTTGAAGCAATAATTTTATCatgtagaacttgaagattgtCATCTTCAAGGGTAGATTGGGATTACATGTACTCGAATCAATCCTGAAGAATTGGATTTAAAATCTTGAATATTGGATCTTAAAAGACTAACCGTTGTATGTTTGCAACATATTAATGCAaacataccatgtactcttttcctcactgGGTTTTTCCCATTaggtttttctagtgtggttttaacgaggcatgagtatgatataataAACAGACAGAAagtttcaaataaatatttaaatagacGAATCTCGAAATCATGAAGATTATGCATtgaaggcttatgattgtactctttttccttaactaagtttttcccacatGATTTTCTtagttaaggtttttaatgagcaAATCAAGacaatatatgattttacaaatatcatgtactcttttcttcaactaggtttttcctaTGTgattttcctagtgaagtttttaacgaggcatgaatgTATTTAAAATCCATATACCTTGTACTCTATTCttgtttaggtttttttttttcaagaggttttcctagcaagtttttaacgagacaaTATCGTGGTCAAATAATGTTCAAGGAGTAGTGttgtaaattatattaagtGTGGACATTATGATTGTAATGATTGTAACGTTTGTAACAGCCAACATTATTGTtgttaatattagtatatattatatatatgtattcccCTTGTTGTAAGAAGATTGGATGAATGGAATGGTGATCACGTATTGTAACAACAAGaggaatacatatatatatatataatatatactaatattaacaacaataataatgctgACTGTTACAAACGTTACAACCGTTACAATCATAATGTCCAcacttaatataatttataacaaGTATGATTAATAGTTGTTGAAGTAAGAATTTTAGATataataaatgattaaatataattattttatctatctacaatattaataagagccaataatgttagggttctaacgggaagaaaaaaatgttggtgtaattatttacttaaacgaatggttcatattattttgattttagtaatcttttatgatttttcttctttaccctctattatattattttcttcccttaaataacccacattccgttaacttttaaatttagtaacggaatattccgttaacttttaacttacccattaatttctataagaaaggtcttaggttcgaatcccATCCTAATCAGAGTTGGTATaaatgttaaacatatactaagaatatgttagagtatattattgaaaattaagtactcattctattactcttataatcttattaaattaaataaattatggatttctttaatttagatgtttacatgcctttattcaaaaaaaaatattcattatcaaaaaaattttaaaaagagatataatttaattagttatattgtctttattttctacaacaaaaattattcattatcaaaatattaaaaaaaaagagatataattccattagttataccgcctttattttcttcaataaaaattattcattatcaaaaaaatttaaatagagatataatttcattacttatattgtatttattttttacaatgcaaAAATTTATTACCTTCAaatgcattaattaattatattcactatattatttattgttttcattttacactatcttgtaattaaatattatgtaccaatgttataatacaaaatattgttatatatttatttaccaagtatcctattaataacatagaaaaaatttaaaaaaaaataatttgaaaacaatcatattaactacttagggatgatttgttgacaaagaagacattcaaataacccaataaattgaagcaagaaactactccataatattttttggactacatcacagttgtttactttaaaggtaaatcgtatttctttattaatatgatttaaaatgtataaaattttattactaaaagtagtatttatttatactatcgtTTTTAGACTAATTATTTTGACTATCATTATTACAtaattgcaaatatttattttagtgacaattataattaatctctcatatattatacatcttgcattcatatactttgaattaccgatttaaataaacaaattcaacgttcaattacatatgcatgaacatctcctatataatcttatgttgatatactttgaaatacttatttaaaagtaaatattggACAGTATCAtattcgcgcaacgcgcgtgacAAAACtagttatattaatatatattaatgaaaatttaatgGCTTAAGAGTAATTTTGCGTACAAATCACTCAAAATAGGAATGCGGCCATAAATAAGTTCCACTAACCTAAATTTACTctcataagttttttttttttattagatttagaaatgaaaataatttatacatagaaattaaaaaaaaataattttgttgtaTTTATAAAAAGTGATAAAGTGTGTTTCAATTGGTCAAAATGTCTctaaatatttatacatttgtgctcaaatggcactTCTGTGGCTCTCCTTGAGTGGAGGTCACAGACTCACAAGATTGAACACAGTGGTATGGTAGTGATTCTTTAAGCTGCAACTGATAGAAAAAGTATagaatcaaatattattttgttatagagtcaagaagaaaaaaaaaaatcaaattcacaATAAGTACGCCATTTATGTTTTCTTGGAGAGGAAGAGTCTTGCTTCCCTCATCCTTTTCTTGGATAGGAAGACAGTCCAGATTgatctcttcttttttcttggGGAAGAGGTTCAGAATCATTCATagcatcaattttttatttttttttatcattaaatGTTTCCACGCAAAAAGTAACAAATAGCATGGGCAGCTATGTTGACTGCGCCAAAATAATCAACTAGTCTACTATGTTGGTTGTAAAAGTCAACTCAAAATGGTCCCACTAGtactagtataaatatatgtactcGCCACTCCTAGACCACCATATTCAACTCTTTTTGACtaatatagaagtatagaacaCAGAGAgatcagagagagagagggagagagagatggAATTTGCAGCGCCGGCAACTGAAAAGCATGAGATAGTGATAATCGGTGGTGGCATTTGTGGACTTGCCACAGCCCTTGCTCTTCACAGGTACCATTACAAGCTACCtatagttgtatatatataaatatatatacagacACTTCACTGAACTCCGCTCAACAATTCTCTCTCCTAACATTGTCcagtttttacttttattaggATTCGAATCCGTGATCTGGATTTGATATTACTtattaggatcaaacgcttaatTACCGTTTTGCCCTCGTAGCGAATGTGCagctttattttcttataccgtcacacattttcgagagccatggtgctggacttgacccttcaccgacctccgcccaacaattctcTTAGTCACATgatgctggacttgacccttagAGGTCTCCGCCCATCAACCCTCCCAACACCAGTCAGTCTAAACTGCTCTTGCTGGGACTGGAACTCATAACATTACTataataccacttgttagatcAAACGCTTATCACTACACCAAAAACTATAACTCACAACTTTATTCCCTTATAGACTgacatcacattttcgagaaaTAGGTGCTGAACTTGACCCTTCACGGGGCTCTGTCCAACGTATATCATAACAACTATACGAAATAATTTGTACATAATTAGGATTATCATACccttaaatttctttttaaaggTCTTGCATGCACATATATGTTGTTTCATATTGGAACTTGTATTTGGTATGTATCATACAGGAAAGGATTAAAAAGTATAGTGTTAGAAAGATCGGAAACACTTCGAGCACAAGGGGGAGGAATTGGGCTGTTGCCCAACGCATGGCGAGCACTTGATCAACTTGGTGTTGGGTCCCGCCTAAGAAGCATGGCTGTTCTTCTGCAGGGGTGAGTGATTCATCATTAACAAATTGCGATATCTTACCAagaataaattagtaattatatctaatgttatgaatttatgtcttgtattataaaattttgtgcctataaacataaattatgtagttaaatcaaatttaaaaagtaattgacgtaaatatataacatgtgtatgtatctagtgttatgaaattatgtatcttaccgtatgaattctgtacctcgTCGTCGTTTCAATCTATGTATcttgtattgtatttttttgtattttatgttttgaaattctgtaccttatgagtatgaattctgtatcCCGTCGTTTCAATCTAaggtccataatgctatgtgtcttgtattgtgattttttgcattttgtatttgaaattttttattttacaaaataaattttgcaCCTCGTCATTTCAATCTAGGGTCCATAATGTTATATGGATCGTATGCTATCATATACGGAGTATCAACTTGTGATAATAAGTTCACCATGCAATATATTCTTTCTACCTTAATTTACATATACTAGTCGTgctataaatatatgtgtgaaTCTTATGATAttgtttcacatttttaaaaaataatgttatgttaatacattatttcttattaatgcAGGGGACGCGATATCTCGCTTGACGAAAATAAAGAACGAAAGATGGAGCATGTGTAAGTTTAATATTCATtcacattttaattttcatgttTACTAATTGAatgtgaaataaattatttaaatttgtaaacaaaaaaatttcaaacaatCATTGTCACTAAGGTGttttaaagggaaaaaaaaaacggaatatgtaataaaatattacagttaatattatatctttaataaaaaaaacttcaatgtATCATcaagaagaaatatatatacatgtttgcCTTcagtgttatttatttaatcataatataatatttataataaattaatttaatcataataaGTTATTATAAAGTATTGCTTGAAAATTATACTAAGTTGTTTGGTATTCTATtctattaaattaaaagaatatactatacatactctaacttttttactttttactaaCATAACATATTAACCTATTTTGAGTCATTAAGGGAAAAGTAAGTTAGATATTGTTCTTATTTATTTGTCCTCCTAAAAGAAATTCAATATgtatatcataattttttatttttttttactgtaagTCCACTTATCAATTTCTATATACTAAATTAAGTATGTATGTGGTGGTGACTATGGATAGGATTGGAGAGTCACGTTGCGTGAAAAGGAGTGATCTTATCACAGTGTTGGCTGACGAATTACCGATTGGGACCATACGTCTTGGTTCAGAGGTTGTCTCCATTGACCTTGACTCTATTACTGAAACGCCACGTCTTCTGCTCACTTGTGGAAGCTACATTGATGCAGAggtattttttcaaatatttaattaattttattttgtttgttcaattatattattattagctaTAATTTTACTATGgtgataaatatttgattttgtcAATTGGTGTCAAAGTAGttcattaaaatatatttttttcaatttatgttttaaattaaatttgttgcCTTGTTGGTTATAAATTAAAGCTTAATGCATGATGAGTTTATGAATGACAGATTGTGATAGGGTGTGAAGGAGGGAGGTCAAAAGTGGCAGAGTTACTAGGGTTGAAGGCGTCAAGGGCATTTGATGTTGGTGCCATTAGGGGCCTCACCACCTACCCAAATGCTCATTCAATGCCACATGAACTTCGTCGGATAAGAAAAGGAGAAATTGGGGTTGGAATGCTTCCAATTACTCAACATTTGATACATTGGGTTGTGGCCCTTCCAACGCACTTATTATCAGGTAAATTAATTCTTCACTAatttgtaccttttttttttcttacaccTCGAACTATTATAGGCAGACCCTAACTATAAGACACTTTTGTAATCTAATCCACTAATTTGCTACTTTTCAtacattaatttcatttattccatatatatatatgtcaactTAAATGCGGTCAGGTCTTAACGTGCGACTGGTGTGGCCACACTATTAGATATGCAAAAACGCACCAATAGTGAtaggaaatgcacaacaaaaaaaaaaatacaccaatgcaccacaaaacgcaccattaggtacgcataaatGCACCATATAGTATTCGGAAAGACACCATTAGATGTGGTGAGGAATGGCGCCGGCgcattttttttgtgtggtgCGTTGGTGCATTTTATTGTTGTGTGTATCATAACACAACTGATGcgtttttgcatacctaatggtacGTGCGGTCTCACCGGCCGCACGTTAAGGCCTGACATGTTGTTTTTACTAAAACCCTCCATCATTGATGAACTCTAATCGGTTGAGATCATACCTTACTTTTCTAATTATAATCTAATGTGATTGACAGGAGATAAGTTCCCACATGATCCAAAACACATCAAACAGATGACCTTAGAGTTAATAAAGGACTTCCCTTCAAACATACATGAAACAATAGAATTGTCGGACCTGGATTCTCTATCCGCCGCGCACTTGTGGTATCGTGCCCCATGGGACTTGCTCCTTGGGACCATGCGTAAAGGGACGATTACTGTTGCAGGGGACGCAATGCACGTAATGGGCCCTTTCATAGGGCAGGGCGGCGCCTGCGGCCTAGAAGACGCGGTGGTGCTGGGGAGATGCCTCGCCAAGGCAATGAGTGGGATTGAAGGCAACAACAAGAAGGAAAAGATTGCGAAAATTGAAGCTGGGTTGGATCAATATGTAAGGGAAAGGAGAATGCGGGTTTTGGGATTGTCCACTCTCACTTATCTCATTGGTATCATTGTGGGGAGCACATCCCCAATCGTAAAGATGGTTGCTGGCTTTGCCATGGCTATTCTGTTTAGGGATAGAGCTTCCCATGTTCAGTTTGATTGTGGTAAGCTCTAATTGGTATATCTTGCCCCCAAATAATGTTTACTAAATCGGTAAGTTAAGCTCATGCGAGCTTAATGCTTATATCTTAATAGATGGGCTAGGTAAGTGTCTTGTTAAAGGATTGTACATCAATCCAAAGAGGTGGCttagtttttatattttgtgttgAGTAACTAGTTGTGTTATGTGTTTCTAGcatgttttattagttattagaTTGTGTATTGTAGCATTATAGTTTTTTACTTCCCACTTTCtcatatcaataataatttttactcTTATTATAAACTAGCATTTTGAACGTGTGATGTacgaaaatttgataagtgccaaagatagcCGTATTTGAGGGGTAATTTAGGAGTACGTAGAATATGCTACATTTGATGTCCTTTAGGCCTAAAACATGCTAGAGTAGGTCAATTTCATCGCATATAGGTTTAGGGACTAATTGCGGGTGCGTTTGCTATAAATTGCACAAAGCTGAATTTTCACAAGGCATTTTGGTGGTAGCTCGGTAAAACAGGCGTAACCTGAGCTAGGagtgtccaaatgaggtgaGGCAAGTTGCTATAGAACCACAACTACAAGGGATACAACCTAGAAGAAGACAACAAAGGCAAATTTTGGGTCCACGCAGTCTTCACCCGTGAATTACTCGTGGATGAATTCCAGTACGCGTCCACGTTTGCATCCACGCGTGAAGGCCTCGTGAACGCGACACGTGAAAGAAAAATTGAGAAGGGAAATTTTGGGAAGTCTATTTAAGATAGCTAGTTATGATTTTTCAGGGGATCTCatcatttttacattttccaACTTTTAGATTAGGTTTTAGGTTAGAATTCTAGAGAGAGGATAGAAGATTGAAGGAGATTACTTTCCCCAAATTGGTataatcctttttcttttcttgcatttaatcttcaatttcatttggTTGAATCCTTTCTTCCTTTGATTTCATTTGTATTttctattgttattgttattgaatCTTGATCTTGAATAGTATATGATGTTTGTGAAGTCCATGAGTGGTTAGATTTTAGGATAGGGCTATGATTTTAGGAGCTTTACACTTATGATTTGATATTGCCAAATATAGATTTGATTTACCTTTGATCTTGCTAAATTGTGTGTATGATTGTGTTGATCTTGTTGGAGCGAGGTACCCGATCTCTTCGAGAGTCTAAGATCACCCATTTGGTGAGATATCGCAAATGGGTGAGAGCTAGATGCTCTCATCTCCCGCCCTCTATCTGGGAGGATGAGGCCTAGAGGGGAACTcgtaggcaaggtgtttgataaaattccccaaccgactgagaattGAGAGCtcgagtgtgacgtcactcggGATTGTATAACGAGTCCCTTTAGCTAGATTGATTGTCATTTCATTCCTTACCATAGCCAAATAATGCAAGCTCCAATATATCTTAACCCCATCCGCTTTGCTTTAGTTATGTTTTGATAATGTTTACTACCTTTTCCAACCTATTCATTGCTATCCTCTTGTTCCTAGTtagttcttgcaactcttacctcttaacatcctaaatgccaacatctaattcgattccaatttgccatccttgagaccgacactcggggagtcttgactcttcgttttatcaccttcatTACACCTCTCACCACTAAATCTACACCTTCAAAATTCATGCACAATATTAACACAaggataaatataaataattaaaaattatagcttaagttatatatgcaaattcGTTCCAACCATAGAAATTCCTTGGAATTGCAATCCCGTTCAactatggaattgcaattccctccaaccccATGCCCgtccaaacattttataggTCAGggtgaaatttttaaaaagggcCCTATatgaaaaaactaaaatttaaatttattaatttagtaatactaaaaaaaatgataataccAAATAACAAGAAATAAGATTACAAAACTTTCAACAATTTTTTAGATACAAATATAATCCTGACAAAAAATTTCTACGTGTTTTACTCGATAGCAAAATCATCTATAATTGCATTGAGATTAATATAAGATTTAATTCCGTTTTAGGtcatttttaatcaaaatatccCTTGATTTACTATCAAGATTAGCTGAGTTCCTAGGATCATAAATATCAAATAAGGGATCAGGTTTTCATTAGCCAATGTattgtcaacattatttattCGCCTAGCCCTCCCTTGctcaaataaaaatgtatttttctcAATATTATTAACATAAGGTGATTGTacatagagttaattctagcaatggtcctctgactatgttgatttttcaaaattagtccctgacttttaatttggacaatttaggtcccttgacttttaaattatttacagtgttggtcctttcgtcaaattttggttaagttgagttCGAATGAAGGATTAAAATTGTCtattcacctgtttagtgtatcaTTATTCGTATTTCTCTTATCTTATACGatgtatatatcaatataatctcagtcgaagtttCAATgaaagccatataatctcagtcgaagtctcttcgactgagattatattcatatatatagcgtataggacaggagaaataccaGTAAcaatacactatacaggtggatggataattttaccccttcatttgacctcaacttaaccaaaatttgacaaaaagaccaacattgaaaagaatttgaaagtcaatgaaCTTAAatattgtccaaattaaaagtcggggactaattttgaaaattaacatagtcagaggaccattgctggaattaactctagtatatatatacaactgtCCACTCATAAAATAAATCGTTGATACTACTAAACTATAGTATCTTTGATACCAATAATGTTAATAACTATTAGGTATAACATGGCATTAGTGTTGATGAACATTGTACAgctcactatatatatattttttgaatacgctcactatatatatagtgattgaaaaataatgtgtttgaagtgaagttaaaataattaagattATTCCACCCAAGTTAGTCATGTTTTTAACTCGATAattacaaggttacaagttcgactctcaaGGAGGGAAAAATCCCAGCGGAAAACAAACATAAGAAACTATCCGAATACGGGGAATCCTTCGTTGAATGCTAGCCCCTATTTGATCTTCATGAAGCAAATTCCGCAGGTCTCGGATCCTCATCAACCAGGTACAGACCGCTTGGTCGACGTAAGCCTTCTTAGCAAGGGTATCAGCCAACCGATTTTGCTCCCTATATACGTGAACGAACGAAACTTCCGCAAAA includes:
- the LOC116002829 gene encoding monooxygenase 1-like isoform X3, which gives rise to MEFAAPATEKHEIVIIGGGICGLATALALHRKGLKSIVLERSETLRAQGGGIGLLPNAWRALDQLGVGSRLRSMAVLLQGGRDISLDENKERKMEHVIGESRCVKRSDLITVLADELPIGTIRLGSEVVSIDLDSITETPRLLLTCGSYIDAEIVIGCEGGRSKVAELLGLKASRAFDVGAIRGLTTYPNAHSMPHELRRIRKGEIGVGMLPITQHLIHWVVALPTHLLSGDKFPHDPKHIKQMTLELIKDFPSNIHETIELSDLDSLSAAHLWYRAPWDLLLGTMRKGTITVAGDAMHVMGPFIGQGGACGLEDAVVLGRCLAKAMSGIEGNNKKEKIAKIEAGLDQYVRERRMRVLGLSTLTYLIGIIVGSTSPIVKMVAGFAMAILFRDRASHVQFDCGKL